The following are from one region of the Flavobacteriaceae bacterium UJ101 genome:
- the deaD|cshA gene encoding RNA helicase (ATP-dependent RNA helicase which is a subunit of the eIF4F complex involved in cap recognition and is required for mRNA binding to ribosome. In the current model of translation initiation, eIF4A unwinds RNA secondary structures in the 5'-UTR of mRNAs which is necessary to allow efficient binding of the small ribosomal subunit, and subsequent scanning for the initiator codon (By similarity); Belongs to the DEAD box helicase family. eIF4A subfamily; Contains 1 helicase ATP-binding domain; Contains 1 helicase C-terminal domain.; KEGG: vvu:VV2_0147 ATP-dependent RNA helicase DeaD), producing MKFTELNLEEELLEALDYMGFETATPIQEKAIPIILDHKDILACAQTGTGKTGAFVLPILNKLIGKKDSKTNTLIIVPTRELAIQIEQQIEGLSYFISVGSIAIYGGGSGNDWEQQKKALKNGTDIIVATPGKLLSHLKLGYVDFKHLKHLVLDEADKMLNMGFIDDLKAIISYLPKKHQTLMFSATMPRSIEQLAQKILHQPEKVSLAISKPAEGVNQKVYLAFDEQKLDLLNHILSERKEYQSTIIFTSTKSKVSDIVKSLRNFGFKSQGISSNLDQDRREEVLRNFRSKKIAVLVATDVMSRGIDIKEINMVINFDVPHDPEDYVHRVGRTARANTKGEAFTLVNPKEMRIFQKIEKLIESSIEKLQPPEKLGKGPEWREWKPRPKKKKKFYPKKKNFKKPKNHN from the coding sequence ATGAAATTTACAGAATTAAATTTAGAAGAGGAATTATTAGAAGCACTTGATTATATGGGGTTTGAAACCGCTACTCCCATTCAAGAAAAGGCTATTCCTATTATTTTAGACCATAAGGATATCTTAGCTTGTGCTCAAACAGGTACGGGTAAAACAGGGGCTTTTGTATTGCCTATTTTAAATAAATTAATTGGTAAAAAAGATTCAAAAACCAATACTTTAATTATTGTTCCAACAAGAGAATTAGCCATTCAAATTGAACAACAAATAGAAGGCTTATCCTATTTTATATCGGTTGGTTCTATTGCTATTTATGGCGGTGGTAGTGGTAATGATTGGGAACAGCAAAAAAAGGCTTTAAAAAATGGAACCGATATTATTGTAGCTACCCCAGGAAAACTATTATCACATTTAAAATTGGGTTATGTCGATTTTAAGCATTTGAAACACCTTGTTTTAGATGAAGCAGATAAAATGCTTAACATGGGCTTTATTGATGATTTAAAAGCTATTATCTCTTATCTTCCTAAAAAACATCAAACTTTGATGTTTAGTGCTACTATGCCTAGAAGCATTGAACAATTAGCACAAAAAATACTACATCAGCCAGAGAAAGTTTCATTGGCCATTTCAAAACCTGCTGAAGGAGTTAATCAAAAAGTTTATTTGGCTTTTGATGAACAAAAACTTGATCTATTAAATCATATTTTATCAGAAAGAAAAGAATATCAAAGTACCATTATATTTACCTCCACTAAAAGTAAAGTTTCTGATATTGTTAAATCACTTAGAAATTTTGGGTTTAAATCACAGGGGATTTCTTCAAATTTAGATCAAGATAGACGTGAAGAAGTTTTACGAAATTTTCGTTCAAAAAAAATTGCCGTTTTAGTAGCAACTGATGTGATGAGTCGTGGAATTGATATTAAAGAAATTAACATGGTTATTAACTTTGATGTTCCTCATGATCCTGAAGATTATGTTCACCGAGTTGGAAGAACTGCCAGAGCCAATACAAAAGGAGAAGCTTTTACATTGGTTAATCCAAAAGAAATGCGCATCTTTCAGAAGATTGAAAAATTAATTGAATCTTCTATCGAAAAACTTCAGCCCCCTGAAAAATTAGGAAAAGGACCTGAATGGAGAGAATGGAAACCACGTCCAAAAAAGAAAAAAAAGTTTTATCCTAAAAAAAAGAACTTCAAAAAACCCAAAAATCATAATTAA
- the DARS|aspS gene encoding aspartate--tRNA ligase (Aspartyl-tRNA synthetase with relaxed tRNA specificity since it is able to aspartylate not only its cognate tRNA(Asp) but also tRNA(Asn). Reaction proceeds in two steps: aspartate is first activated by ATP to form Asp-AMP and then transferred to the acceptor end of tRNA(Asp/Asn); Belongs to the class-II aminoacyl-tRNA synthetase family.; KEGG: hin:HI0317 aspartyl-tRNA synthetase): protein MYRTHTCGELRLSHKDQEVTLSGWVQKVRNKGFMLWVDLRDRYGITQLIIDQERSSEELMKLGETLGREFVIQVTGTVIERVSKNDKIPTGEIEILVSNLKILNASKTPPFTIENETDGGEELRMQYRYLDIRRNPVKEALIYRSKVAQQVRNYLANDGFIEVETPYLIKSTPEGARDFVVPSRMNEGQFYALPQSPQTFKQLLMVGGMDKYFQIVKCFRDEDLRADRQPEFTQIDCEMAFVEQEDVLNTFEGLTRHLLKEINGVEIEKFPRMTFDEAMRKYGNDKPDIRFGMEFGELNEVAQHKDFNVFNSAELVVGIAVPEAATMTRKEIDKLIDWVKRPQVGALGMVYVKCNEDGSFKSSVDKFYDQDDLAKWAEATGAKAGDLICVLSGPTNKTRAQLSALRMELAERLGLRKPDEFAPLWVVDFPLLEWDEETERYHAMHHPFTAPKPEDMALLDTDPGKVRANAYDLVLNGNEIGGGSVRIHDRQTQELMFKHLGFTEEEAKAQFGFLMDAFQYGAPPHAGLAFGFDRLVAILGGQETIRDFIAFPKNNSGRDVMIDAPAVIDNEQLDELHLTLKE from the coding sequence ATGTATAGAACACATACTTGTGGCGAATTACGCCTTTCACATAAAGATCAAGAAGTAACCCTCTCAGGATGGGTTCAAAAAGTTAGAAATAAAGGGTTTATGCTTTGGGTTGATTTGCGTGATCGATATGGTATAACACAATTAATTATTGATCAGGAACGTTCTTCAGAAGAATTAATGAAGTTAGGAGAAACGTTAGGACGTGAGTTTGTGATTCAGGTAACAGGAACCGTGATTGAACGTGTTTCTAAAAATGATAAAATTCCTACAGGAGAAATTGAAATTTTAGTAAGCAATCTTAAAATATTAAATGCTTCTAAAACACCACCTTTTACAATAGAAAATGAAACAGATGGAGGAGAAGAATTACGTATGCAATACCGTTATTTAGATATTCGTCGTAATCCTGTAAAAGAAGCTTTGATCTATAGAAGTAAAGTAGCACAGCAAGTTCGTAATTATCTTGCAAATGATGGATTTATCGAAGTTGAAACGCCTTATTTAATTAAATCAACGCCAGAAGGTGCGCGTGATTTTGTTGTGCCGTCACGTATGAATGAAGGTCAGTTTTATGCTTTGCCTCAATCTCCACAAACATTTAAACAATTGTTGATGGTGGGAGGAATGGATAAATATTTTCAAATTGTAAAATGTTTCCGTGATGAAGATTTACGTGCCGATCGTCAACCAGAGTTTACTCAGATTGATTGTGAAATGGCTTTTGTAGAGCAAGAAGATGTTTTAAATACGTTTGAAGGATTAACACGTCATTTATTAAAAGAAATAAACGGTGTTGAAATAGAGAAGTTTCCTCGAATGACTTTTGATGAAGCCATGCGAAAATATGGAAATGACAAACCCGATATTCGTTTTGGGATGGAATTTGGAGAATTAAATGAAGTAGCGCAGCACAAAGATTTTAATGTGTTTAATTCAGCTGAATTGGTTGTAGGAATTGCAGTTCCAGAAGCTGCAACAATGACACGTAAGGAAATTGATAAATTAATCGATTGGGTAAAGCGTCCTCAAGTAGGTGCTTTAGGAATGGTTTACGTGAAATGTAATGAGGATGGTTCATTTAAATCATCAGTTGATAAGTTTTATGATCAAGATGATTTAGCTAAGTGGGCTGAAGCAACAGGTGCAAAAGCAGGAGATTTAATTTGTGTGCTTTCAGGTCCTACGAATAAGACTCGTGCACAACTTTCTGCATTACGAATGGAACTAGCGGAACGTTTAGGGTTGCGTAAACCTGATGAATTTGCTCCATTGTGGGTAGTGGATTTTCCTTTATTAGAATGGGATGAAGAAACGGAACGTTATCATGCTATGCATCATCCATTTACTGCTCCTAAACCTGAAGATATGGCATTATTGGATACAGATCCAGGGAAAGTTCGAGCAAACGCTTATGATTTAGTATTGAATGGTAATGAAATAGGAGGAGGATCTGTTCGTATTCATGATAGACAAACGCAGGAATTGATGTTTAAGCACTTAGGATTTACTGAAGAAGAAGCTAAAGCACAATTTGGTTTTCTAATGGATGCATTTCAATATGGAGCACCACCACATGCAGGTCTTGCTTTTGGTTTTGACCGTTTAGTTGCTATTTTAGGAGGGCAAGAAACCATTCGTGATTTTATAGCATTCCCTAAAAATAATAGTGGACGTGATGTTATGATTGATGCTCCAGCTGTTATCGATAACGAGCAGCTAGATGAATTACATTTAACATTAAAAGAATAA
- a CDS encoding protein YeeZ: MKKIGILGCGWLGERLASYLLEMDYHVICTNSTSSKQKEIRSKGIPPLFLRFSTKKSMDFSNEFTKVKKEFETCDTVIISIPISKKDDKANTIQFENIIHFLSNNTHQQLFFFNSTRIYPSTNMLIDESFENKMLLDSPFYKTEIQLQKAFPSINILRLGGLFGDDRVFMKYFSNKVLQDGQTPVNHIHYRDICSIIHKMTHENHNQMIFNLVAPLHPSKEDVIKNQSNQYDYEKPSKIAYNKIPYKIISSQKLIQELNYSFIFPNPETF, translated from the coding sequence ATGAAAAAAATAGGGATATTAGGTTGTGGATGGCTTGGAGAACGTTTAGCAAGTTATTTGTTAGAAATGGATTACCATGTAATCTGCACTAATTCTACTTCTTCTAAACAAAAAGAAATTCGTTCTAAAGGAATTCCTCCATTATTCCTTCGTTTTTCCACTAAAAAATCTATGGATTTTTCTAATGAATTTACAAAAGTTAAAAAAGAATTTGAAACATGCGATACGGTTATAATTAGTATTCCTATTTCAAAAAAGGATGATAAAGCCAATACCATACAATTTGAAAACATTATTCATTTTTTAAGTAACAACACGCACCAACAATTATTTTTCTTTAATTCTACTCGAATTTACCCTTCTACCAATATGCTTATTGATGAATCTTTTGAAAATAAAATGCTTTTAGATTCTCCTTTTTATAAAACAGAAATTCAATTGCAGAAAGCATTTCCTTCGATCAATATTCTACGGCTAGGCGGTCTTTTTGGTGATGATCGTGTTTTTATGAAATATTTTTCAAATAAGGTTTTACAAGATGGGCAAACACCTGTGAACCACATTCATTATCGTGACATTTGCTCTATCATTCATAAAATGACACATGAAAACCACAATCAAATGATTTTCAACTTAGTAGCTCCACTACATCCTTCTAAGGAAGACGTTATCAAAAATCAAAGTAATCAATATGATTATGAAAAACCTTCTAAAATAGCCTACAACAAAATTCCATATAAAATTATTTCTTCTCAAAAACTGATTCAGGAATTAAACTATTCTTTTATTTTTCCTAATCCCGAAACTTTTTAA
- a CDS encoding uncharacterized protein (Belongs to the flavoredoxin family.), with translation MYKSFTPSELETRTLHGYLLTAVAPRPIALASTINEKGNVNLSPFSFFNVFSANPPIMIFSPARRVKDNTTKHTLENVLETKEVVINIVSYDIVQQMSLSSTEYAEGINEFEKAGFTQVNSDNVKPPRVGESKVAFECKVNEVIQLGNQGGAGNLVICEVVKFHIKEEVLNEEGNIDPLKMDLVGRMGGMYYNSTFDASLFTIPKPLAALGVGFDQLPKEIRESTILSGNDLAMLANVEKIPSKKEANDRSIIEKHQKAKELLAEKKVEEAWQVLL, from the coding sequence ATGTATAAATCATTTACACCATCAGAATTAGAAACACGTACTTTACATGGCTATTTATTAACAGCGGTAGCTCCTAGACCTATTGCTTTAGCAAGTACTATTAATGAAAAAGGAAATGTAAATTTAAGTCCTTTTAGTTTCTTTAATGTTTTTAGTGCTAACCCACCGATCATGATTTTTTCTCCAGCACGAAGAGTTAAAGATAATACTACAAAACATACTTTAGAAAATGTATTGGAGACAAAAGAAGTTGTGATCAATATTGTTTCATATGATATTGTGCAACAAATGTCTTTATCAAGTACAGAATATGCTGAGGGAATTAATGAATTTGAGAAAGCAGGATTTACACAAGTAAATTCAGATAATGTTAAGCCTCCACGTGTAGGAGAATCAAAAGTTGCTTTTGAATGTAAAGTAAATGAAGTAATTCAGTTAGGAAATCAAGGTGGAGCAGGTAATTTGGTGATTTGTGAAGTAGTTAAATTCCATATTAAAGAGGAAGTTTTAAATGAAGAAGGAAATATAGATCCATTAAAAATGGATTTAGTAGGTAGAATGGGAGGTATGTATTATAATAGTACGTTTGATGCGTCTTTATTTACTATTCCTAAACCTTTAGCAGCATTAGGTGTTGGTTTTGATCAATTGCCTAAAGAAATTCGTGAGAGTACAATTTTATCAGGAAATGATTTGGCTATGCTGGCTAATGTAGAAAAAATACCAAGTAAGAAAGAGGCTAATGATAGATCTATAATAGAAAAACATCAAAAAGCAAAAGAATTATTAGCTGAAAAGAAAGTTGAAGAAGCCTGGCAAGTATTACTTTGA
- the pepO gene encoding endothelin-converting enzyme (Converts big endothelin-1 to endothelin-1. Also involved in the processing of various neuroendocrine peptides, including neurotensin, angiotensin I, substance P, proenkephalin-derived peptides, and prodynorphin-derived peptides. May limit beta- amyloid peptide accumulation in brain. May also have methyltransferase activity. In the N-terminal sectio; belongs to the methyltransferase superfamily; In the C-terminal sectio; belongs to the peptidase M13 family.; KEGG: pah:Poras_0079 putative endopeptidase; Metalloendopeptidases), whose product MKLTYKSVVILGAILSFYSCNQPKQEGKSEAEVKDKVAQVPALDMAMMDQSVKPQEDFYNYSNGGWEKIAKIPDDKSRWGSFNELIEMNDSVTLAVLEKAMSQDLKEGSTPKKIADLFASVLNTENRNKQGIEPIKAHLAEIDAIQTKEDLQKYLAKAQKESYGSPLGYYVYADMNNSSMNTIYLNAGDLGLDQDYYQKDDAKDKVEKYQKYVASMLQNLGEPEKEATEEAGKIVAFEKALAQNMIPIEKSRDNELTNNPYKVADLKKLTPSIDWKAFFANSGIENVEGLIVTDLEYFKGLEKLLNDTPLETIKSYLKWIDFNSAAGLLNMELEQQKFDFYSKELRGVKEMRPIKKRALSAVSGVLGEAVGEVYVADVFPPEAKASAKEMVDYLFKSYKKHIGELTWMSDETKKKAFEKLDKITVKIGYPDKWKDYSSMEITSSEKGGSYYQNMKNASKWYNEDNRSKYGKPVDKGEWGMPPQMVNAYYNPLKNEIVFPAAILQPPFFNFNADAAINFGGIGGVIGHEISHGFDDSGSQFDAEGNQKNWWTKEDREKFNALGDQLVAQYDAYQPLKDKGNDIHVNGRSTLGENIADLGGTSVAYDALLMYLKDKGMDEKELIDNLTPAQRFFVSWATIWRTKFRDDALVDQIKTDYHAPGMYRATGPLENHDGFHKAFDTKEGDKMFKKEDDRIKIW is encoded by the coding sequence ATGAAATTAACGTACAAATCTGTAGTGATTTTAGGAGCAATATTATCTTTTTATTCGTGTAATCAACCTAAGCAGGAAGGAAAAAGCGAAGCAGAAGTAAAAGATAAAGTAGCTCAAGTGCCAGCTTTGGATATGGCAATGATGGATCAGTCAGTGAAACCTCAAGAAGATTTTTATAATTATTCAAACGGAGGGTGGGAAAAAATAGCTAAAATACCTGATGATAAAAGTCGTTGGGGATCATTTAATGAACTGATAGAAATGAATGATTCTGTAACCTTAGCTGTTTTAGAAAAAGCAATGAGTCAAGATCTTAAAGAAGGGTCAACTCCTAAAAAAATAGCAGATTTATTTGCATCAGTTTTAAATACTGAAAATCGAAATAAGCAAGGAATAGAGCCTATAAAAGCACATTTGGCAGAAATAGATGCAATCCAAACAAAAGAAGATTTACAGAAGTACTTGGCAAAAGCTCAAAAAGAAAGTTATGGATCTCCTTTAGGGTATTATGTTTATGCTGATATGAATAATAGTAGTATGAATACGATCTATCTAAACGCTGGAGATTTAGGATTGGATCAAGATTATTATCAAAAAGATGATGCAAAAGATAAAGTTGAAAAATATCAGAAGTATGTAGCGAGTATGTTGCAAAATTTGGGAGAGCCTGAAAAAGAAGCAACAGAAGAAGCAGGAAAGATTGTAGCTTTTGAAAAGGCATTAGCTCAAAATATGATTCCAATTGAGAAGTCAAGAGATAATGAATTGACTAATAATCCGTATAAAGTAGCGGATTTGAAAAAGTTAACACCTTCAATAGATTGGAAAGCATTTTTTGCAAACTCGGGCATTGAAAATGTAGAAGGACTAATTGTAACAGATTTAGAGTATTTTAAAGGGTTAGAGAAATTACTAAATGATACACCTTTAGAAACAATAAAGTCGTATTTGAAATGGATTGACTTCAATAGTGCAGCAGGTCTTTTAAATATGGAATTAGAACAACAAAAGTTTGATTTCTATTCAAAAGAATTAAGAGGAGTCAAAGAAATGAGACCGATTAAAAAGAGAGCATTATCAGCAGTTAGTGGTGTTCTTGGAGAAGCGGTAGGAGAAGTTTATGTCGCTGACGTATTTCCTCCAGAAGCAAAAGCAAGTGCAAAAGAAATGGTAGATTATTTATTTAAATCATATAAAAAACACATTGGAGAATTAACATGGATGTCAGACGAGACAAAAAAGAAAGCGTTTGAAAAACTAGATAAAATTACAGTTAAAATAGGGTATCCGGATAAATGGAAAGATTACTCTTCAATGGAAATTACTTCATCTGAAAAAGGAGGAAGTTATTATCAAAATATGAAGAATGCTTCTAAATGGTATAATGAAGATAATAGAAGTAAATATGGTAAGCCAGTAGACAAAGGAGAATGGGGAATGCCTCCTCAAATGGTAAATGCTTATTATAATCCTTTAAAAAATGAAATAGTTTTCCCTGCAGCAATTTTACAACCACCTTTTTTTAATTTTAATGCAGATGCTGCCATTAATTTTGGTGGAATAGGAGGTGTGATTGGTCATGAAATTTCACATGGGTTTGATGATTCAGGATCACAATTTGACGCAGAGGGTAATCAAAAAAATTGGTGGACTAAAGAAGATCGTGAGAAGTTTAATGCTTTAGGAGATCAGTTAGTTGCACAGTATGATGCATATCAACCTCTGAAAGATAAAGGAAATGATATTCATGTTAATGGACGTTCAACTTTAGGAGAAAATATTGCTGATTTAGGAGGTACGAGTGTTGCTTATGATGCTTTGTTAATGTATTTGAAGGATAAAGGAATGGATGAAAAAGAATTAATAGATAATTTAACTCCAGCTCAACGTTTCTTTGTTTCATGGGCTACAATTTGGAGAACTAAATTTAGAGATGATGCTTTAGTTGATCAAATAAAAACAGATTATCATGCTCCAGGCATGTATCGTGCAACTGGTCCGTTAGAAAATCATGATGGATTCCATAAAGCATTTGATACTAAAGAAGGTGATAAAATGTTTAAAAAAGAAGATGATCGAATAAAGATTTGGTAA